Proteins encoded together in one Methanobrevibacter sp. window:
- a CDS encoding DNA-directed RNA polymerase subunit D, producing MEIEVKSQNDNEMVFIVRDAEVPFINAIRRCAMVNVPKIAIEDVNIIRNDSAMFNEVLAHRLGLTPLVSDLDAIEGMSLPEDDDWDKFENGILFKLHEVGPKVVYSKDLISSDSKIKPVYDTIPLVKLKENEEIIIEASAKVGYGKEHAKWMPTIVCAYKQYPEITFNEDKEIDYDCALACPRGVLKSDRRSKKIKILDIENCSMCKSCVRASSNGYINVGYHENDFIFRIETDGAMPPKEVLLKACDVLGEKADKFIKFSEEGGSK from the coding sequence ATGGAGATAGAAGTTAAAAGTCAAAACGATAATGAAATGGTATTCATTGTTCGTGATGCAGAAGTGCCTTTTATTAATGCTATTAGAAGATGCGCAATGGTAAATGTGCCAAAAATAGCTATTGAAGATGTAAATATTATTAGAAATGACTCTGCAATGTTTAATGAGGTGCTTGCTCATAGGCTTGGTTTAACTCCTTTAGTTTCTGATCTTGATGCTATTGAAGGTATGTCATTACCTGAAGATGATGATTGGGATAAATTCGAAAATGGAATTTTATTCAAATTACATGAAGTGGGACCTAAAGTTGTTTATTCTAAGGATTTAATATCTTCAGACTCAAAAATTAAACCAGTATACGACACAATTCCTTTAGTAAAACTTAAAGAAAATGAAGAAATCATAATTGAAGCTTCTGCGAAAGTTGGATATGGAAAGGAACATGCCAAATGGATGCCAACTATTGTATGCGCATACAAACAGTATCCTGAAATAACTTTTAATGAGGACAAGGAAATTGATTATGATTGTGCTTTGGCATGTCCTCGCGGTGTTTTAAAATCAGATAGGAGATCTAAAAAGATTAAAATTTTGGATATTGAAAACTGTTCCATGTGTAAAAGCTGCGTTAGAGCTTCTTCAAATGGATACATTAACGTGGGATATCATGAAAATGACTTCATATTCAGAATAGAAACAGATGGGGCAATGCCTCCTAAAGAAGTTTTATTAAAAGCTTGTGATGTATTAGGTGAAAAAGCGGATAAGTTTATCAAATTTAGTGAAGAAGGAGGAAGTAAATAA
- the amrB gene encoding AmmeMemoRadiSam system protein B, whose protein sequence is MIRKPAVAGAFYPADPEVLIKTIENCFLDDFGVGKIPDMGKFDGVDYPINVMVPHAGYRYSGAVASHSYCKLVQNGFPEVFIILSPNHTGFGSEISVFNEGQWDTPLGSVEVDSEFADALISKSDIATADFSAHIREHSIEVQLPFLQYFSSDFKIVPITIGSQNFSTSSDLAKAIFEAGNELNKSYCVIASTDLSHFNNQEKANKVDGFVLEDIAEMNEFKLFEEVIQYNITMCGYGPVMTTILVSKMSDKNACEILEYKTSGDVTGDFTSVVGYASGIFK, encoded by the coding sequence ATGATAAGAAAACCTGCTGTTGCTGGAGCATTTTATCCAGCCGACCCCGAAGTGCTGATAAAAACTATTGAAAATTGTTTTTTAGATGATTTCGGAGTTGGCAAAATACCCGATATGGGCAAATTTGATGGTGTAGACTATCCTATTAATGTTATGGTTCCGCATGCGGGTTATCGATATTCAGGTGCAGTGGCAAGTCATAGCTACTGCAAGTTAGTTCAAAATGGTTTTCCTGAAGTTTTTATTATATTAAGTCCTAACCATACGGGTTTTGGTAGTGAAATTTCCGTGTTCAATGAAGGTCAGTGGGATACTCCTTTGGGGAGTGTTGAAGTTGACAGCGAATTTGCAGACGCTTTGATTTCCAAATCTGATATTGCGACTGCCGATTTTTCAGCCCATATTCGTGAACACAGCATTGAAGTTCAGCTACCTTTCTTACAATATTTTTCAAGTGACTTTAAGATAGTTCCAATAACCATAGGTTCTCAAAATTTTTCCACTTCAAGCGATTTGGCAAAGGCTATTTTTGAGGCAGGAAATGAATTAAACAAATCTTATTGTGTTATTGCAAGCACTGATTTGTCCCATTTCAACAATCAAGAAAAAGCCAATAAAGTCGATGGATTTGTTTTGGAGGATATCGCTGAAATGAATGAATTTAAACTTTTTGAGGAAGTTATTCAGTATAATATTACAATGTGTGGCTATGGTCCGGTAATGACAACTATTCTAGTTTCAAAAATGTCTGATAAGAATGCTTGTGAAATATTGGAATATAAAACCAGTGGAGATGTTACAGGGGATTTCACTTCTGTTGTAGGGTATGCTTCAGGTATTTTTAAATAA
- a CDS encoding 4Fe-4S dicluster domain-containing protein, whose amino-acid sequence MAKVTIDYDKCDGADCAECSDVCPMEVLVLEGDKITINNPEDCSYCEVCMDVCPNECVNIEDED is encoded by the coding sequence ATGGCAAAAGTAACTATTGATTACGATAAATGTGATGGTGCTGACTGTGCAGAATGTTCTGACGTTTGCCCAATGGAAGTTTTAGTCCTCGAAGGGGATAAAATTACAATCAACAATCCAGAAGATTGCAGTTATTGTGAAGTATGTATGGACGTATGTCCTAATGAATGTGTAAACATTGAAGATGAAGATTAA
- a CDS encoding 30S ribosomal protein S13, translating to MEDDFKHLVRISRKDVNGNKTIEQALTEIKGVGISLSKTMCRTLDLDLDSKIGYIADEDVLRIEEILENPQKFDIPAWMLNRREDYETGDDIHLIESDLDMTLRDDLNRMKKTRSYKGRRHEVGLPVRGQRTKSTFRKSSSVGVKRSRG from the coding sequence ATGGAAGACGATTTTAAGCATTTAGTGCGTATTTCAAGAAAGGATGTAAATGGTAATAAAACCATTGAACAAGCTTTAACTGAAATTAAAGGTGTTGGAATATCTTTATCTAAAACTATGTGCCGTACTTTAGACTTAGATTTAGACTCTAAAATTGGATACATTGCTGACGAAGATGTTTTAAGAATTGAAGAAATTTTGGAAAACCCGCAAAAATTTGACATTCCTGCTTGGATGTTAAATCGTAGGGAAGACTATGAAACTGGTGATGACATTCACTTGATTGAATCTGACCTTGACATGACATTAAGGGATGATTTGAACAGAATGAAAAAGACCAGAAGTTACAAAGGTAGAAGACACGAAGTTGGTTTACCTGTTAGAGGTCAAAGAACCAAATCTACTTTCAGAAAAAGTTCTTCAGTTGGTGTAAAACGTTCACGCGGATAA
- the mvk gene encoding mevalonate kinase → MIAKASAPAKAILFGEHSVVYDEPAIAGAVNKRAYVTVKESECDRSIFRAPNINFEAELLTREKKYILLKGKPGIIRYILESLYRVHDHTPIEITLHSNVPIGSGLGSSAAVTVATLAALYRYHNIRFNKKSLAHDAHMVEQAVQGVASPLDTLVSTYGGLVYLSRNKKVEHFNVNFNVPFVVGYTTKHGNTGKMVKDVRNLKNRNPKIINPVITAMGNLTNYAKQAILKRDFNKVGELMNINHGFLDVLGVNTLELSRMVYNAREAGAIGSKTTGAGGGGSIIALCPGKVEQVAEAIERDDNILKIHFTRKGVSSRVYK, encoded by the coding sequence ATGATAGCTAAAGCTTCAGCTCCCGCTAAAGCAATTTTATTTGGGGAACATTCAGTTGTTTATGATGAACCAGCTATAGCTGGAGCAGTAAATAAAAGGGCATATGTTACTGTTAAGGAATCTGAATGTGATAGGTCTATTTTTAGAGCTCCTAATATAAATTTTGAAGCTGAATTGCTTACAAGAGAGAAAAAATACATTTTATTGAAAGGAAAACCAGGTATTATTAGATATATTTTAGAATCTCTTTATAGAGTACATGACCATACTCCAATAGAAATTACATTGCATTCAAATGTTCCTATTGGTTCTGGACTTGGATCATCTGCGGCAGTTACAGTTGCTACTTTAGCCGCATTATACCGTTATCATAATATTCGTTTTAATAAAAAGTCTCTAGCTCATGATGCCCATATGGTTGAACAAGCCGTTCAGGGGGTTGCTAGTCCGTTAGATACTTTAGTTTCTACTTATGGGGGACTTGTTTATTTGTCCCGCAACAAAAAAGTTGAGCATTTCAACGTAAACTTCAATGTTCCTTTTGTTGTAGGCTATACTACTAAGCATGGAAATACTGGAAAAATGGTAAAGGATGTAAGAAATCTTAAAAATAGAAATCCAAAAATTATAAATCCAGTAATAACTGCCATGGGCAATCTGACTAATTATGCAAAACAGGCCATTTTAAAAAGGGATTTCAATAAGGTTGGAGAATTAATGAATATTAACCATGGATTTTTAGATGTTTTAGGTGTTAATACATTGGAATTGTCCAGGATGGTATATAATGCAAGGGAAGCCGGTGCTATTGGTTCTAAAACTACAGGTGCCGGTGGTGGAGGCAGCATTATTGCACTTTGCCCGGGCAAGGTTGAACAAGTGGCTGAAGCTATTGAACGTGATGATAATATTTTAAAAATCCATTTCACTCGAAAAGGAGTTTCTTCAAGAGTTTATAAGTGA
- the eno gene encoding phosphopyruvate hydratase: MDSVIEDVQVRKILDSRGNPTIEVDVVTWNGFGRAAAPSGASTGSREVVSFPDGGVDLVVREMEDFIASELIGMDAEDITTIDEVLREIDGTDNLAAIGGNTTVAISMAVAKAAAESYNMPLYKYIGGNLVNELPFPLGNMMNGGAHAGVNAPDIQEFLVVPIGATSVSEAIFANAAVHKKLKVLIQTKDANFTGGKGDEGGWVPNITNDSALEIQAKACEEVGDELGIEIRPSLDMAASELWNADEQKYVYAQDGVKRDTGDQIDFVKDIIDTYKMFYVEDPFDESDFEGFTELTSKVGDKCLICGDDLFVTNKELLAKGIEMNAANAIIIKPNQIGSLSETYATVKLAKENDVVPVVSHRSGETTDETIAHLAVGFSSPMIKTGAIGGERIAKLNELIRIEEELSNPQMGNF; this comes from the coding sequence TTGGATAGTGTAATAGAAGATGTCCAAGTTCGTAAGATTTTGGACAGCAGAGGAAACCCAACTATTGAAGTAGATGTAGTTACTTGGAATGGTTTTGGTAGAGCTGCTGCACCAAGTGGGGCAAGTACTGGCTCTAGGGAAGTTGTATCTTTTCCAGATGGCGGAGTGGATTTAGTAGTCCGTGAAATGGAAGATTTCATAGCTTCTGAATTAATTGGTATGGATGCTGAAGATATAACTACTATCGATGAAGTATTAAGGGAAATCGATGGTACTGATAATTTGGCAGCTATTGGTGGTAACACTACTGTAGCAATATCCATGGCTGTAGCTAAAGCTGCTGCTGAATCTTATAACATGCCATTATACAAATACATTGGTGGAAATTTAGTCAATGAATTGCCATTTCCTTTAGGAAATATGATGAATGGCGGAGCACATGCGGGCGTAAATGCACCAGATATTCAAGAATTCCTGGTTGTTCCAATTGGAGCCACTAGTGTTAGTGAAGCCATCTTTGCAAATGCTGCCGTTCATAAAAAATTAAAAGTATTAATTCAAACTAAAGATGCCAATTTTACTGGTGGCAAAGGAGATGAAGGAGGATGGGTGCCAAACATTACCAATGATTCCGCTTTGGAAATTCAAGCTAAGGCATGTGAAGAGGTTGGTGATGAACTAGGTATTGAAATTAGACCTTCTTTAGACATGGCAGCTTCTGAATTGTGGAATGCAGATGAGCAAAAATATGTTTATGCTCAAGATGGTGTTAAAAGGGACACCGGAGATCAAATTGATTTCGTAAAGGATATCATTGATACTTATAAAATGTTTTATGTAGAAGACCCATTCGATGAATCTGATTTCGAAGGATTTACAGAGTTGACTTCAAAAGTTGGGGATAAATGTTTAATTTGCGGCGATGATTTGTTTGTAACCAATAAAGAATTATTGGCTAAGGGCATTGAAATGAATGCTGCAAATGCTATTATCATCAAACCTAATCAAATAGGCTCATTATCTGAAACTTATGCTACTGTAAAGCTAGCAAAAGAAAATGATGTCGTGCCTGTTGTTTCCCACAGGTCTGGTGAAACAACTGATGAAACTATTGCCCATTTAGCCGTTGGTTTTTCATCTCCTATGATTAAAACCGGAGCTATTGGTGGCGAAAGGATAGCAAAATTAAACGAACTTATCCGTATCGAAGAAGAACTTTCAAATCCTCAAATGGGCAACTTTTAG
- a CDS encoding 50S ribosomal protein L18e: MVKKVVKTNPNLIELINKLYEQSRKEDAAIWKDVAQRLERSNRRTAEVNLSDIARHAEAGETILVPGKVLSNGNLEEKVDVVALKFSAKAQEKIESAGGECISIDEIIESNPKGSNIRIME, translated from the coding sequence ATGGTTAAGAAAGTAGTAAAAACAAATCCTAACCTTATTGAACTTATTAATAAACTTTATGAACAATCAAGAAAAGAAGATGCAGCTATTTGGAAAGATGTTGCACAAAGACTTGAAAGGTCAAATAGAAGAACTGCTGAAGTAAATTTGTCTGATATTGCAAGACATGCTGAAGCCGGTGAAACTATTTTAGTGCCAGGTAAAGTTTTATCAAACGGTAATTTAGAAGAAAAAGTAGATGTTGTAGCATTAAAATTCTCAGCTAAAGCACAAGAAAAAATCGAAAGTGCTGGTGGAGAATGCATCTCAATTGATGAGATAATCGAATCAAATCCTAAAGGATCAAACATTAGGATCATGGAATAA
- a CDS encoding 30S ribosomal protein S11, whose product MAKDEKWGIANIYSSFNNTIITVTDITGAETISQWSGGKVVRADRQQASPFAAMAAATRIADDAKEKGFVGLHIKVRAPGGNGPRSPGPGAQATIRALARAGIKIGKIEDITPIPHDGTGRPGGKRGRRV is encoded by the coding sequence ATGGCAAAAGATGAAAAATGGGGTATAGCTAATATTTACTCATCATTTAATAACACTATTATTACTGTGACAGATATTACTGGTGCTGAGACTATTTCACAATGGTCCGGTGGAAAAGTTGTTCGTGCAGACAGACAACAAGCTTCACCTTTCGCAGCTATGGCTGCAGCAACCAGAATAGCTGATGATGCTAAAGAAAAAGGATTTGTCGGTTTACATATTAAGGTAAGAGCTCCTGGTGGAAATGGACCTAGAAGTCCAGGACCTGGTGCACAAGCTACTATCCGTGCTTTAGCAAGAGCTGGAATTAAAATAGGAAAAATAGAAGATATTACTCCTATTCCTCACGATGGTACTGGAAGACCTGGTGGTAAAAGAGGAAGAAGAGTTTAA
- a CDS encoding 30S ribosomal protein S4 has protein sequence MGQPRKSRKKYNTPPHPWNAERIKNENKLMTKYGLKNKKEIWKADTLVRRYSREARYLLGFSADQMQEEKLELLGHLARTGVLPEGAALEEILDLNVEDILRRRLQTIVYKKGLARTPKEARMFVVHGHIALGGKKINSPSYVVLKGQEDEIGFYRSSPVAKQIEEYNKNKDNKANTEE, from the coding sequence ATGGGACAACCTAGAAAATCAAGGAAAAAGTATAATACACCACCACATCCTTGGAATGCGGAAAGAATTAAAAATGAAAATAAATTAATGACTAAATACGGTTTAAAAAATAAAAAAGAAATTTGGAAAGCTGATACTTTAGTCAGAAGATACAGTAGGGAAGCAAGATACTTACTAGGTTTTTCTGCTGATCAAATGCAAGAAGAAAAATTAGAATTATTAGGACACTTAGCTAGAACCGGTGTTTTGCCAGAAGGTGCTGCTCTTGAAGAAATCTTAGACTTGAATGTTGAAGATATCTTAAGAAGAAGATTACAAACTATTGTATACAAAAAAGGTTTAGCTCGTACTCCTAAAGAAGCAAGAATGTTTGTTGTACACGGCCACATCGCATTAGGCGGTAAAAAAATCAACTCACCAAGTTATGTGGTGCTAAAAGGTCAAGAAGATGAAATCGGTTTCTATCGTTCTTCACCTGTCGCAAAACAAATAGAAGAGTACAACAAAAATAAGGATAATAAAGCTAATACAGAGGAATAA
- a CDS encoding DNA-directed RNA polymerase subunit K, with amino-acid sequence MEVIFMNVEKKFTRFERARLLGARAIQISMGAKPLVDIKESLDPIDIAYEEFKAGVLPLDVIRDE; translated from the coding sequence ATGGAAGTAATATTCATGAATGTTGAAAAAAAATTTACAAGGTTTGAAAGGGCTAGACTTCTTGGAGCTAGAGCAATTCAAATATCAATGGGTGCTAAACCATTAGTTGATATTAAAGAATCATTAGATCCAATTGATATAGCTTATGAGGAGTTCAAAGCTGGAGTTTTACCATTAGATGTTATTAGGGATGAATAA
- a CDS encoding 50S ribosomal protein L13, which produces MIIDGEGCVLGRLASVTSKNLLEGEEVIILNAEKIMLTGNKEWAYAKYKQRVDRASISNPRDLGPKYPRRPDDIFRRTVRGMLPFKKAKGKTAYKGLKAFVGVPAEYADAELTAVPEAEYENIKKGIELGEISKLLGATF; this is translated from the coding sequence ATGATTATTGATGGAGAAGGATGCGTTTTAGGAAGATTAGCTAGTGTAACTAGTAAAAATCTTTTAGAAGGCGAAGAAGTAATAATTCTTAATGCTGAAAAAATCATGTTAACTGGTAACAAGGAATGGGCATATGCTAAATACAAGCAAAGAGTTGACAGGGCTAGTATCTCTAACCCTCGTGATTTAGGTCCAAAATATCCTAGAAGGCCAGATGATATATTTAGAAGAACTGTAAGAGGAATGTTACCTTTCAAAAAAGCTAAAGGTAAAACTGCATATAAAGGTTTAAAAGCTTTTGTTGGTGTGCCTGCTGAATATGCAGATGCTGAACTCACTGCAGTTCCTGAAGCAGAATATGAAAACATTAAAAAAGGTATTGAATTAGGGGAAATCTCCAAACTTTTAGGAGCTACCTTTTAG
- the fni gene encoding type 2 isopentenyl-diphosphate Delta-isomerase → MISDRKLEHLLICENYDVEFKNKTTGFEDIELIHNVLPEVDKNEIDLSTSVFGKKLDSPLFITAITGGHPAAKSINEQLAIAAENNNIALGVGSQRAACEHPELADTYTVVRENAPNCLLVGNIGAPQLNLAEKAVEMLDADILAIHLNPLQESIQPEGDLDARGYTNLISQITESVDIPVLAKETGCGISAESAETLVDAGIDFIDIEGAGGTSWAAVETYRAEDKYFGEIFWDWGIPTAISTVEVTNAVDVPVISSGGIRNGLEAAKAIALGADAVGMALPFLKNCTSQEQLNELINKFNDSLRIAMFLVGANNIEELKQSNLVIRGKTREWLNERGINTKNYSRR, encoded by the coding sequence ATGATTTCAGATAGAAAATTAGAGCATTTATTAATTTGTGAAAATTATGATGTGGAGTTTAAAAATAAAACAACTGGATTTGAAGATATTGAATTAATCCACAATGTATTGCCTGAAGTAGATAAAAACGAAATTGATTTATCAACTTCCGTATTTGGCAAAAAATTAGACTCTCCTTTATTTATAACAGCAATTACTGGTGGCCACCCTGCCGCAAAATCTATAAATGAACAATTGGCTATTGCTGCTGAAAATAATAATATTGCCTTAGGAGTAGGTTCTCAAAGGGCTGCATGCGAACACCCTGAACTTGCAGACACATACACTGTTGTTAGGGAAAATGCTCCAAATTGTTTGCTTGTCGGAAATATAGGTGCACCACAACTTAATTTGGCAGAAAAAGCCGTTGAAATGTTGGATGCAGATATATTAGCAATTCATTTAAATCCTCTTCAAGAGTCAATTCAGCCTGAAGGCGATTTGGATGCAAGAGGTTACACTAATTTAATCAGCCAGATTACAGAATCTGTAGATATTCCAGTGCTTGCAAAAGAAACCGGTTGTGGAATATCAGCCGAATCAGCTGAAACATTAGTTGATGCGGGCATTGATTTCATTGATATTGAAGGTGCTGGAGGAACCAGCTGGGCCGCAGTTGAAACATACCGGGCTGAAGACAAGTACTTCGGTGAAATATTTTGGGATTGGGGAATCCCTACTGCAATTAGCACTGTCGAAGTGACAAATGCAGTTGATGTACCAGTCATTTCATCCGGAGGTATTAGAAATGGTCTTGAAGCCGCAAAGGCTATTGCTCTTGGAGCAGATGCCGTGGGTATGGCATTGCCATTTTTGAAAAATTGCACATCACAAGAACAACTTAATGAACTTATTAACAAATTTAATGATTCACTTAGAATCGCAATGTTTTTAGTAGGGGCTAATAACATTGAAGAGCTAAAACAATCTAATTTAGTCATTCGAGGAAAAACAAGGGAATGGTTAAATGAGAGAGGAATTAACACAAAAAATTATTCAAGGAGATGA
- a CDS encoding isopentenyl phosphate kinase: MIILKIGGSILTNKDSAESEIDSKSLKRIASEIKSSLDRSDKQLIIVHGAGSFGHPPAKEYKIGEPFQKDEYPQKRIGFCKTQNAVKKLNMLICEAFIEEGLPVVAIPASSFMTATNKRITDGNLSSFKKYLDKGFIPVIYGDVVLDSQLEICVISGDQLIQYLAVNLNPDRVILGTDVDGVYSKNPKTHEDAIFFDRFSSLEDLDTLEGTTNVDVTGGMVGKIKELLYLADLGIESKIINAEVNDNIFKVLEDEKVKGTVISRGN, from the coding sequence ATGATAATTTTAAAAATTGGTGGAAGTATTCTGACCAATAAAGATTCGGCTGAAAGTGAAATTGACAGCAAATCTCTTAAAAGAATAGCATCTGAGATTAAGTCTTCTCTTGACAGGTCAGACAAACAATTAATCATTGTTCATGGTGCCGGATCATTTGGACATCCGCCAGCTAAGGAATATAAAATTGGCGAGCCATTTCAAAAAGATGAGTATCCTCAAAAAAGGATAGGATTTTGCAAAACTCAAAATGCTGTTAAGAAATTAAACATGCTTATTTGTGAAGCTTTTATTGAAGAAGGCCTGCCTGTAGTGGCCATCCCTGCTTCAAGTTTCATGACAGCCACAAATAAAAGAATCACTGATGGAAATTTGAGTTCATTTAAAAAATATTTGGATAAAGGTTTCATTCCTGTAATATATGGGGATGTTGTTTTAGATAGTCAATTAGAAATTTGCGTTATTTCTGGAGACCAATTAATCCAATATTTGGCCGTTAATCTTAATCCGGATAGGGTTATTTTAGGAACAGATGTTGATGGAGTTTACAGTAAAAACCCTAAAACACATGAAGATGCAATATTTTTTGATAGATTTTCGTCACTTGAAGATTTGGATACATTGGAAGGAACTACAAACGTGGATGTTACTGGAGGAATGGTTGGAAAAATCAAAGAACTTTTATATTTAGCAGATTTGGGAATTGAATCTAAAATAATAAATGCTGAAGTTAATGATAATATTTTTAAAGTATTGGAAGATGAAAAGGTCAAAGGAACCGTAATTTCAAGGGGAAATTAG
- a CDS encoding LemA family protein, whose protein sequence is MDLILIIVLVILFAFIAFTVIHSYNSLVKLRNRVKNSYSQIEVQLKRRNDLIPNLVETVKGYADHEKTVFEDVTKARSNVINASNIQETCDADSQLTSALKSLFAVAENYPELKANSNFQQLQSELTETEDKISYSRQFYNDVVLKYNNACEQFPTNVFAGIFRFKPAEFFEASESEREVPEVEF, encoded by the coding sequence ATGGATCTCATTTTAATAATTGTATTAGTAATTCTATTTGCTTTCATTGCATTTACAGTTATACATTCATACAACAGTTTAGTGAAACTCAGAAATCGTGTGAAAAACAGCTATTCACAAATTGAAGTTCAACTTAAAAGAAGGAATGACCTAATCCCGAATCTCGTTGAAACCGTGAAAGGATATGCTGACCATGAGAAAACAGTGTTTGAAGATGTTACAAAAGCAAGAAGCAATGTCATAAATGCTTCAAATATACAAGAGACATGTGATGCTGACAGCCAATTGACCAGTGCATTAAAATCATTGTTTGCAGTTGCGGAAAACTATCCTGAACTAAAAGCAAATTCCAATTTCCAACAATTGCAATCAGAATTGACAGAAACAGAAGATAAAATTTCATATTCAAGACAGTTCTATAACGATGTGGTATTGAAATACAATAATGCCTGTGAGCAATTTCCAACCAACGTCTTTGCAGGCATTTTCAGATTCAAACCAGCAGAATTTTTTGAAGCGTCTGAAAGTGAAAGGGAAGTTCCGGAAGTTGAATTTTAA
- the rpsB gene encoding 30S ribosomal protein S2: MTNELLIDLDNYLAAGLHIGTQQKTSDMEKYIFRVRSDGLYVLDIQKTDERIRQIAKLLAKYDPEDILVVATRQYGQAPVKKFGEITGAKTIPGRFIPGTLTNPNYAKFIEPKIIVVTDPRSDAQAVLESKQNGIPVVALCDTENLLSFVDIAVPVNNKGRKAIALVYWLLARQILRERGDIPEDGDLDIEATDFELKF, translated from the coding sequence ATGACTAACGAACTTTTAATAGACTTAGACAATTATTTAGCAGCAGGTTTACATATCGGAACCCAACAAAAAACAAGCGATATGGAAAAATACATATTCAGAGTAAGATCTGACGGTTTATATGTTTTAGATATTCAAAAAACTGATGAAAGAATTAGACAAATTGCAAAACTTTTAGCAAAATACGACCCTGAAGACATTTTAGTAGTAGCTACCAGACAATATGGTCAGGCTCCTGTTAAAAAATTCGGTGAAATAACTGGCGCTAAAACTATTCCTGGCAGATTTATTCCTGGAACTTTAACAAACCCTAATTATGCTAAATTTATTGAACCAAAAATCATTGTCGTAACTGACCCAAGATCAGATGCACAAGCAGTATTAGAATCCAAACAAAATGGTATTCCTGTTGTTGCATTATGCGATACTGAAAACTTACTCAGTTTTGTTGATATTGCTGTACCTGTAAACAACAAAGGTAGAAAAGCTATTGCATTAGTTTACTGGTTACTTGCAAGACAAATCTTAAGAGAAAGAGGCGACATCCCAGAAGATGGTGACTTAGATATTGAAGCAACCGACTTTGAACTTAAATTCTAA
- a CDS encoding 30S ribosomal protein S9, translated as MVKVIHTSGKRKTAIARGTVQEGTGKVRINRIPLELYSPELANLKLQEPLTLAGDLANEVDINIKVVGGGVMGQAEAARMVIAKGLVQWSQDMDLKEKFIQYDRTMLVGDPRRSEPKKYGGPGARARKQKSYR; from the coding sequence ATGGTTAAAGTTATTCATACAAGTGGAAAACGTAAAACAGCTATCGCAAGAGGTACTGTTCAAGAAGGAACTGGTAAAGTAAGAATTAACAGAATTCCTTTAGAACTTTATTCTCCTGAGCTTGCAAACTTAAAATTACAAGAACCATTAACCTTAGCTGGAGACTTAGCTAATGAAGTTGATATCAACATCAAGGTTGTTGGTGGAGGAGTAATGGGTCAAGCTGAAGCTGCACGTATGGTAATTGCAAAAGGACTTGTTCAATGGTCTCAAGACATGGATTTAAAAGAAAAATTCATACAATATGACAGAACCATGTTAGTTGGTGACCCAAGACGTTCAGAACCTAAAAAATATGGTGGTCCTGGAGCAAGAGCTCGTAAACAAAAAAGTTACAGATAA